The following proteins come from a genomic window of Nicotiana tomentosiformis chromosome 12, ASM39032v3, whole genome shotgun sequence:
- the LOC138902641 gene encoding uncharacterized protein, translated as MGCNTHAFLDGFQDILQNPSLVESNGVTFTTFQLQGPAKKWEEMRGQFDHFQQGRMSVTEYEMRFNDLVHYAAFLMPIEVEKLRRFEGLNFGIKISMAREAETGMDWLYPYHAILDCHAKIVILAMQRLPRLEWKGSIGYAFNREVSFLQAQRMVEKGCLAYVAFVRDISNDTPTVESVPLVREFPDVFPVDLTMPPDRDIDFGIDLVLGTHPISIPPYLMAPAELKELKELLQELLDKGFIRPSISPWGADVICEEEG; from the exons atggggtgtaacacacaTGCTTTCTTAGATGGTTTCCAAGACATTCTGCAGAATCCTAGTTTGGTGGAGTCCAATGGGGTcacatttactacttttcagcttcAGGGGCCAGCCAAGAAATG GGAGGAGATGCGGGGTCAGTTCGATCACTTCCAGCAGGGTCGTATGTCCGTGActgagtatgagatgagattcaaTGATCTAGTCCATTATGCAGCTTTTCTGATGCCCATCGAGGTTGAGAAGTTGAGGAGGTTTGAGGGGTTGAATTTTGGTATCAAGATTTCTATGGCTAGGGAGGCAGAGACTG gtatggattggttatatccatatcatgctattcttgattgtcatgctaagatcgTGATATTAGCTATGCAGAGATTGCCAAGGTTGGAATGGAAAGGATCTATTGGGTATGCTTTTAATAGGGAGGTTTCATTTCTgcaggctcaacggatggttgagaaggggtgtttagcGTACGTAGCCTTTGTAAGAGATATTAGTaatgatactcctaccgttgagtcagttccgctTGTTAGGGAGTTCCCAGATGTGTTCCCCGTAGACCTAACCATGCCacctgatagagatattgattttggtattgacttggtattAGGCACTCACccaatatctattccaccgtatctcATGgctccagcagagttgaaggaattgaaagaactgTTGCAAGAGTTGTTGGATAAAGGGTTCATCAGGCCTAGTATATCACCATGGGGTGCcgatgttatttgtgaagaagaaggatga
- the LOC138902642 gene encoding uncharacterized protein, giving the protein MWTTTTQCIREAASKVLGVSKGYSGGHKGDWWWNGEVQGKVETKKAAYLKLVESVYEEENRANMEHYKLAKKEAKLAITAAKTASFSHLYEKLEGRGGDTRLFRLAKARKRKAHDLDQVKCIKDEEGRVLLDEGLIRRRWQTYFHSLLNEEGDRSIVLDDLELSGSHCDFGNCRKIRVDEVEGAMRKMSRGKPTGLDEIPV; this is encoded by the coding sequence ATGTGGACCACGACCACGCAGTGCATTAGGGAAGCCGCGAGTAAGGTACtaggggtctcaaagggttactctggtggtcacaagggagactggtggtggaatggagaggtgcaaGGAAAAGTGGAAACTAAGAAAGCAGCGTATCTGAAGCTAGTGGAAAGTGTATATGAGGAGGAGAATAGGGCGAATATggagcattataagttggctaagaaagaggcaaagctagCAATTACGGCGGCCAAGACTGCATCTTTTAGTCATTTGTATGAGAAACTCGAGGGCCGAGGTGGGGATACGAGGTTGTTCAGGTTAGCTAAGGCGCGAAAAAGAAAGGCGcatgacttggaccaagtgaagtgcatcaaggacgaagaaggtagagttttgttagatgaggggcttatccgtcggagatggcagacctacttccatagtctcttgaacgaggagggggatAGGAGCATTGTTCTAGATGATTTGGAACTCTCTGGGAGTCATTGTGACTTTGGGAATTGTAGGaagattagagttgatgaagttgagggggctatgcgtaagatgagtaggggcaaaCCGACCGGTCTGGATGAAATCCCGGTGTaa